From one Rubrobacter xylanophilus genomic stretch:
- a CDS encoding AtpZ/AtpI family protein: MADPDSRRDGAGGNAARFFGVGFTFISTVGLLAGGGYLLDRAAGTVPLFLLVGLGLGFAGGLYYVYLALKRM, from the coding sequence ATGGCTGATCCCGACTCCCGAAGAGACGGCGCGGGCGGTAACGCTGCCCGTTTTTTCGGGGTTGGGTTCACCTTCATCTCCACGGTCGGCCTGCTGGCCGGCGGGGGATACCTGCTGGACAGGGCGGCGGGGACTGTCCCGCTGTTTCTGCTCGTAGGGCTCGGGCTCGGTTTTGCGGGCGGGCTCTACTACGTTTATCTGGCTCTGAAGCGGATGTGA
- a CDS encoding deoxycytidylate deaminase, translating to MEPSREARRRVRPSWDEYFMRIAHEVATRSTCPRLAVGAVVVRDRRILTTGYNGSPSGMPHCDEVGCLIRVVDGRESCQRTLHAEQNALIQAAYHGVSVRNATMYCTHQPCLLCVKMILNAGIREVYYAGGYPDPLATELAAEGGLRMVRLEWPPPE from the coding sequence ATGGAACCCTCTAGGGAGGCGCGCCGCCGCGTCCGCCCCTCCTGGGACGAGTACTTCATGCGCATCGCCCACGAGGTCGCGACCCGATCGACCTGCCCGCGCCTCGCCGTGGGCGCGGTCGTCGTGCGCGACAGGCGTATCCTGACCACCGGATACAACGGCAGCCCCTCCGGGATGCCACACTGTGACGAGGTCGGTTGCCTCATCCGCGTCGTGGATGGCCGGGAGAGCTGCCAGCGGACGCTGCACGCCGAGCAGAACGCCCTGATACAGGCCGCCTACCACGGCGTCTCGGTGCGCAACGCCACCATGTACTGCACCCACCAGCCGTGCCTGCTGTGCGTGAAGATGATCCTCAACGCCGGTATAAGGGAGGTCTACTACGCCGGCGGTTACCCCGACCCGCTCGCCACCGAGCTCGCCGCCGAGGGCGGGCTGCGGATGGTCCGACTGGAGTGGCCGCCCCCGGAATGA
- the upp gene encoding uracil phosphoribosyltransferase has product MPEVPENFHLVDGPLTRHKLAILRDERTPTPIFRQAMRELALIMVAEATREMPTRKATIRTPLAETEVQEISAPVCLVPVLRAGIGMLDGALALLPTATVGFMGLFRDEATAKPVEYYVNLPRDLAEYLVLVLDPMLATGGSLSATLGKLREEGARWISCIHAVAAVPGVERVSREYPDVRFYAAALDPELNEDAFIVPGLGDAGDRLYGTL; this is encoded by the coding sequence ATGCCTGAGGTCCCGGAGAACTTCCACCTCGTCGACGGGCCGCTCACCCGGCACAAGCTCGCCATCCTGCGCGATGAGCGGACCCCGACCCCGATCTTCCGCCAGGCGATGCGGGAGCTGGCGCTCATCATGGTCGCCGAGGCCACCCGCGAAATGCCCACCCGGAAGGCGACCATAAGGACCCCGCTGGCGGAGACGGAGGTGCAGGAGATCTCCGCGCCCGTCTGCCTGGTGCCGGTTCTGCGGGCCGGGATCGGGATGCTCGACGGGGCCCTGGCGCTCCTGCCCACGGCCACGGTGGGCTTCATGGGGCTCTTCCGGGACGAGGCCACGGCAAAGCCGGTCGAGTACTACGTGAACCTGCCGCGCGACCTCGCGGAGTATCTGGTGCTCGTGCTGGACCCCATGCTCGCCACCGGCGGCAGCCTCTCGGCCACGCTCGGGAAGCTCAGAGAGGAGGGGGCTCGCTGGATCTCCTGCATCCACGCGGTGGCGGCGGTGCCGGGGGTGGAGCGGGTCTCCCGGGAATACCCCGACGTGCGCTTCTACGCGGCGGCCCTCGACCCGGAGCTCAACGAGGACGCCTTCATCGTCCCGGGGCTCGGCGACGCGGGGGACAGGCTCTATGGAACCCTCTAG
- the glyA gene encoding serine hydroxymethyltransferase: MMGPYTEVVDAEVQEALDGELERQRTTIELIASENFASPAVLAAQGSVMTNKYAEGYPGKRYYGGCEFMDRVEQLAIDRARELFGAEHVNVQPHSGSQANEAAYATLIEPGDKVLSMDLAHGGHLTHGMKINFSGRTYEFVHYGVGKDGFIDYDQVREIALRERPRLILAGASAYPRTLHFDRFRQIADEVGAYFMADMAHVAGLVAGGVHPSPVPHCEVVTTTTHKTLRGARGGMVLCREEFANRLSSRVFPGLQGGPLMHAIAGKAVALGEALRPEFRDYARRIVENARALAEGLMEGGLKLVSGGTDNHMMLVDLRGSGITGRELEERLESIGVTCNKNMVPGDPEPPTVTSGIRLGTPAMTTRGMGPDEMREIADIIVRAARGETGGLRERVLALTEAFPLYA, encoded by the coding sequence ATGATGGGACCCTACACCGAGGTGGTGGACGCCGAGGTCCAGGAGGCTCTCGACGGGGAGCTTGAGCGCCAGCGGACCACGATAGAGCTGATCGCCAGCGAGAACTTCGCCTCTCCTGCGGTGCTGGCCGCCCAGGGTTCTGTGATGACCAACAAGTACGCCGAGGGATATCCCGGCAAGCGCTACTATGGCGGCTGCGAGTTCATGGACAGGGTGGAGCAGCTGGCCATAGACCGGGCCCGGGAGCTCTTCGGGGCCGAGCACGTCAACGTCCAGCCGCACTCGGGGAGCCAGGCCAACGAGGCGGCCTACGCCACGCTCATCGAGCCCGGTGACAAGGTGCTCAGCATGGATCTCGCGCACGGCGGGCACCTCACCCACGGGATGAAGATCAACTTCAGCGGCCGCACCTACGAGTTCGTCCACTACGGGGTCGGGAAAGACGGCTTTATAGACTACGACCAGGTGCGGGAGATCGCGCTGCGCGAGAGGCCCCGCCTGATCCTCGCCGGGGCCAGCGCTTACCCGCGCACGCTGCACTTCGACCGCTTCCGTCAGATCGCCGACGAGGTCGGTGCCTACTTCATGGCGGACATGGCCCACGTCGCCGGGCTGGTGGCCGGAGGGGTGCATCCCTCGCCGGTGCCCCACTGCGAGGTCGTCACCACCACCACCCACAAGACGCTGCGTGGGGCCCGCGGGGGGATGGTGCTCTGCCGGGAGGAGTTCGCCAACCGCCTGAGCAGCCGCGTGTTCCCCGGCCTGCAGGGGGGTCCGCTCATGCACGCCATCGCGGGCAAGGCCGTCGCGCTCGGCGAGGCGCTCCGGCCGGAGTTCAGGGACTACGCCCGCAGGATCGTGGAGAACGCCCGGGCGCTCGCCGAGGGGCTCATGGAGGGCGGTCTGAAGCTCGTCTCCGGCGGCACCGACAACCACATGATGCTCGTGGATTTGCGGGGCAGCGGCATAACCGGCCGGGAGCTGGAGGAGCGGCTGGAGTCCATCGGGGTGACCTGCAACAAGAACATGGTCCCCGGCGACCCCGAGCCTCCCACCGTCACCAGCGGGATCCGGCTCGGCACCCCGGCCATGACCACCCGGGGCATGGGACCCGACGAGATGCGCGAGATCGCCGACATCATCGTCCGGGCGGCTCGCGGCGAGACCGGTGGTCTGCGGGAGCGGGTCCTTGCTCTGACCGAGGCGTTCCCGCTGTATGCCTGA
- a CDS encoding L-threonylcarbamoyladenylate synthase — protein sequence MRVATPSEAAEAIREGAVALVPTETVVGLVASEAGLERIYEIKVRERGKPIALLCRSAEEAFSLAAGVPPLARTLAERFWPGPLTLVLDRPGGGTIGLRVPRGRVRDVLEAYGGPLYATSANISGERDPRSLDEVDSRVKEKVDVVVEGEPGGGQASAVVDLSGGRVRLLRSAGHLTEERLARLAEGGGEGTAG from the coding sequence GTGAGGGTCGCCACCCCCAGCGAGGCCGCAGAGGCGATCCGGGAGGGCGCGGTCGCCCTCGTCCCCACCGAGACGGTGGTGGGCCTCGTCGCCTCGGAGGCCGGGCTCGAGAGGATCTACGAGATCAAGGTCCGCGAGCGCGGCAAGCCCATAGCCCTCCTCTGCCGCTCCGCCGAGGAGGCCTTCTCGCTCGCAGCCGGTGTCCCGCCCCTCGCCCGGACCCTCGCCGAACGCTTCTGGCCCGGTCCGCTCACCCTCGTCCTCGACCGGCCCGGTGGAGGCACCATCGGGCTGCGCGTCCCCCGCGGCCGGGTGCGGGACGTTCTCGAGGCCTACGGAGGTCCCCTCTACGCCACCAGCGCCAACATCTCCGGCGAGCGCGACCCTAGGTCTCTGGATGAGGTCGACTCGCGGGTGAAGGAGAAAGTTGACGTTGTGGTAGAGGGTGAACCGGGAGGGGGACAGGCTTCCGCGGTGGTGGATCTGAGCGGCGGACGGGTGCGGCTTCTGCGTTCGGCCGGGCATCTCACCGAGGAGCGGCTGGCGCGGCTGGCGGAGGGCGGGGGCGAGGGGACCGCCGGCTAG
- the prmC gene encoding peptide chain release factor N(5)-glutamine methyltransferase: MRTRATSVREAVRDAARRLREAGVPEPEASSQILMAELLGVPRGEVLVREEPLSPEAAGRYEAWISRRLRREPVQRILGYAYFRNLKLYLNEDTLIPRPDTESVVEAALERIDARGHPCRVLDVGTGSGAIAIAVAQERPACEVHATDISQRALDAARRNAALNGTAVSFHLADLAAGLHLPGKVDLLVSNPPYVDLRGAERRLAPEVREWDPPVALYSGEDEYAFFRRIFDETPPLLKEGADVVLEVGDGQWERVMELGEARGFRPLGTRRDLAGDIRAVLLRWEGAR, from the coding sequence GTGCGCACCAGGGCCACAAGCGTGCGCGAGGCGGTGCGCGACGCCGCCCGTCGGCTGAGGGAGGCGGGGGTGCCTGAGCCGGAGGCTTCCTCCCAGATCCTGATGGCCGAGCTTCTGGGGGTGCCCAGAGGCGAGGTCCTCGTCAGGGAGGAGCCGCTCTCCCCGGAGGCCGCCGGGCGGTATGAGGCCTGGATTTCGCGCCGCCTGAGGCGCGAGCCGGTGCAGCGCATCCTGGGCTACGCCTACTTCCGCAACCTCAAGCTCTACCTGAACGAGGACACCCTGATCCCGCGCCCCGACACCGAGAGCGTGGTGGAGGCCGCCCTGGAGCGGATCGACGCCCGCGGCCATCCCTGCCGGGTGCTGGACGTCGGGACGGGCTCCGGCGCCATCGCCATAGCCGTCGCTCAGGAGCGTCCCGCCTGCGAGGTCCACGCCACGGACATCTCGCAGAGGGCCCTCGACGCCGCCCGCCGCAACGCGGCCCTGAATGGGACCGCGGTCTCCTTCCACCTCGCCGACCTCGCCGCCGGGCTGCATCTCCCCGGCAAGGTGGACCTCCTGGTCTCGAACCCCCCATATGTGGACCTCCGGGGCGCCGAACGGCGGCTCGCTCCCGAAGTCCGGGAGTGGGACCCCCCGGTAGCTCTCTACAGCGGAGAGGACGAGTACGCTTTCTTCCGCAGGATCTTCGACGAGACCCCGCCACTGCTGAAGGAGGGAGCGGACGTGGTGCTGGAAGTTGGAGATGGACAGTGGGAACGGGTGATGGAGCTGGGCGAGGCCCGGGGCTTCAGACCGCTCGGTACCCGCAGGGACCTCGCGGGTGACATCCGGGCGGTGCTCCTGAGGTGGGAGGGAGCCCGGTGA
- the prfA gene encoding peptide chain release factor 1, with the protein MDEQVVKLARETVARYRELTEELSDPAIFNDQRRYAEVAREHARMRRGAELSERFLEALREEREARELIPTAESAEEREFFAEEAREAGRRAGELAEEIRSELIDRDPNDDKDVILEIRAGAGGDEAALFAGDLYEMYARYADRLGFRHRVLDSSPAEVGGYKEIIVEIEGDGAYSVFKHEGGTHRVQRVPKTESQGRIHTSTATVAVLPEAEEVEVEINPNDLEIDVYRSSGPGGQSVNTTDSAVRITHKPTGLVVTCQNEKSQLQNKEQALRILRSRLLEREMRERREREGQMRLAQFGSGDRSAKIRTYNFPQGRITDHRVGLTVHNLEAVLGGELEEFTKALAAKERADRLAASAAGSPG; encoded by the coding sequence GTGGACGAACAGGTCGTCAAGCTGGCCAGGGAGACGGTGGCGCGCTACAGGGAGCTCACGGAGGAGCTTTCTGATCCGGCCATCTTCAACGACCAGCGCCGCTACGCCGAGGTGGCCCGGGAGCACGCCCGGATGCGGCGCGGGGCCGAGCTGAGCGAGCGCTTTCTGGAGGCGCTGCGCGAGGAACGGGAGGCCCGGGAGCTCATCCCGACCGCCGAGAGCGCCGAGGAGCGGGAGTTCTTCGCCGAGGAGGCCCGGGAGGCCGGACGGCGCGCCGGGGAGCTGGCCGAGGAGATCCGTTCGGAGCTCATCGACCGCGACCCGAACGACGACAAGGACGTGATCCTGGAGATCCGGGCCGGCGCCGGCGGCGACGAGGCGGCGCTGTTCGCCGGGGATCTCTACGAGATGTACGCCCGCTACGCCGACCGGCTGGGCTTCCGGCACCGGGTGTTGGACTCCAGCCCGGCGGAGGTCGGGGGGTACAAGGAGATCATCGTGGAGATCGAGGGCGACGGCGCCTACTCGGTCTTCAAGCACGAGGGCGGCACCCACCGGGTGCAGCGGGTGCCCAAGACCGAGAGCCAGGGCCGGATCCACACCTCCACCGCCACGGTGGCCGTGCTGCCGGAGGCCGAGGAGGTGGAGGTGGAGATAAACCCGAACGACCTGGAGATCGACGTCTACCGCTCCAGCGGCCCCGGCGGCCAGAGCGTGAACACCACCGACTCGGCGGTCCGGATCACCCACAAACCAACCGGGCTGGTGGTGACCTGCCAGAACGAGAAGAGCCAGCTGCAGAACAAGGAGCAGGCCCTGAGGATCCTCCGCTCCCGCCTGCTGGAGCGCGAGATGCGCGAACGCCGGGAGCGCGAGGGCCAGATGCGGCTGGCGCAGTTCGGCTCGGGCGACAGGTCGGCCAAGATCCGCACCTACAACTTCCCGCAGGGACGGATCACGGACCATCGTGTCGGCCTCACCGTCCACAACCTGGAGGCGGTCCTCGGCGGCGAGCTGGAGGAGTTCACGAAGGCGCTGGCTGCGAAGGAGCGGGCGGACCGGCTGGCGGCTTCCGCGGCCGGCAGCCCGGGCTGA
- a CDS encoding DUF1385 domain-containing protein, with protein sequence MRVGGQAVMEGVLMRSPNFWGMAVRTPEGELDLRAERFRSVTRRSRLFRLPVIRGFLSLAETLWLGMRALTISTNIALGEEEELSRKEIAATLLLALGLGVALFLVAPVLGTKGIGALAGGIEHPVLFNLVEGVIRVAIFIAYLLIITAASRDIKRFFAYHGAEHKAIKVYERGEELVPENARKLDTSHVRCGTSFILYVLVLSILVFSLLGVEGWLYMVASRVVVIPLVAGLAFEFIMWSARHQDNALVRALVWPGLQLQRLTTREPTDEMVEVAMASLKKVLAMEEEARIRPDETNKLVI encoded by the coding sequence ATGAGGGTCGGCGGGCAGGCGGTTATGGAGGGGGTTCTGATGCGCTCCCCCAACTTCTGGGGGATGGCGGTCAGGACGCCGGAGGGGGAGCTGGACCTGCGGGCCGAGCGCTTCCGCTCGGTGACCCGCAGGAGCAGGCTCTTCCGGCTGCCGGTCATCCGGGGCTTTCTCTCGCTCGCCGAGACCCTCTGGCTCGGTATGCGGGCGCTCACCATCTCCACCAACATAGCGCTCGGCGAGGAAGAGGAGCTCTCCCGAAAGGAGATAGCCGCCACCCTGCTCCTCGCGCTGGGGCTGGGGGTGGCGCTGTTCCTGGTGGCCCCGGTGCTCGGTACCAAGGGGATAGGCGCTCTGGCGGGCGGTATAGAGCACCCGGTGCTCTTCAATTTGGTGGAGGGTGTGATCCGGGTGGCCATCTTTATCGCCTACCTGCTGATCATCACCGCCGCGAGCCGCGACATAAAGCGCTTTTTCGCCTACCACGGGGCCGAGCACAAGGCGATAAAGGTCTACGAGCGGGGTGAGGAGCTCGTCCCCGAGAACGCCCGCAAGCTGGACACCAGCCACGTGCGGTGCGGGACCAGCTTCATCCTGTACGTGCTGGTGCTCTCCATCCTGGTGTTCTCGCTGCTGGGGGTCGAGGGCTGGCTGTACATGGTGGCCAGCCGGGTGGTGGTGATCCCGCTGGTGGCCGGGCTGGCCTTCGAGTTCATCATGTGGAGCGCCCGGCACCAGGACAACGCGCTGGTCCGGGCGCTGGTGTGGCCCGGGCTGCAGCTGCAGAGGCTGACCACCCGCGAGCCGACCGACGAGATGGTGGAGGTTGCGATGGCCTCGCTGAAGAAGGTTCTCGCGATGGAGGAGGAGGCCAGGATAAGGCCGGACGAGACGAACAAGCTGGTGATATAG
- a CDS encoding type B 50S ribosomal protein L31, with protein sequence MKKGIHPEYRPVVFRDAGADFAFLTRSTVETNKTIEWEDGNTYPLVELDISSASHPFYTGRQRIVDTGGRVQRFESRRRRRQQQSGGQG encoded by the coding sequence ATGAAGAAGGGCATACATCCGGAGTACCGGCCGGTGGTCTTCCGGGACGCCGGCGCCGACTTCGCCTTCCTCACCCGCTCGACGGTGGAGACGAACAAGACCATAGAGTGGGAGGACGGCAACACCTACCCGCTGGTGGAGCTGGACATCTCCAGCGCGAGCCACCCGTTCTACACCGGGCGGCAGCGGATCGTGGACACCGGCGGCCGGGTCCAGAGGTTCGAGAGCCGCCGCAGGAGGCGGCAGCAGCAGAGCGGCGGTCAGGGCTAG
- the rho gene encoding transcription termination factor Rho has product MTELATLERKRLSDLHQIASQLGIEQYRKYRKAELAELIYKVATQQAAEQQRSGEENPGRAEAPAANGGAEQAVPESQAPTDAFGEADTAVVERPEEVERRRQERQRREQPPAEQEGRERDESLVQSGVLDVLPDGFGFLRTSGYSQSKNDVYISTSQIKRFNLRRGDYIVGQIRPARNGEKYPAMVRIETINGREAQKGRWRPNFDDLTPLYPMERLRLEWKPNDIAPRVIDLVAPIGKGQRGLIVSPPKAGKTTILKQIAQSIAANYPEVRLFVLLADERPEEVTDWERSVREAEVVASTFDQPAENHIAVAELVLERVKRLVEEGEDVVVLLDSITRLARAYNLAAPASGRILSGGVDSAALYPPKKFFGAARNIENGGSLTILASALIDTGSRMDEVIYEEFKGTGNMEIHLDRKLANRRIYPAINIEDSGTRKEELLMEPAEAQRVWQVRNILNALDTAAKIELLIQKLKETRTNAEFLRQLQRVRG; this is encoded by the coding sequence ATGACCGAACTGGCTACCCTGGAACGGAAGAGGCTCAGCGATCTGCACCAGATCGCCTCCCAGCTCGGCATAGAGCAGTACCGCAAGTACCGCAAGGCCGAGCTGGCCGAGCTCATCTACAAGGTCGCCACCCAGCAGGCCGCCGAGCAGCAGCGCTCCGGCGAGGAGAATCCAGGCCGTGCCGAGGCCCCTGCCGCGAACGGCGGTGCGGAGCAGGCCGTGCCCGAGTCCCAGGCGCCGACCGACGCCTTCGGCGAGGCGGACACGGCCGTTGTGGAGCGGCCCGAGGAGGTCGAGAGGCGGCGTCAGGAGCGGCAGCGGCGCGAGCAGCCTCCTGCCGAGCAGGAGGGCAGGGAGAGGGACGAGTCGCTCGTCCAGAGCGGTGTGCTCGACGTCCTGCCCGACGGCTTCGGGTTTCTGCGGACCAGCGGGTACAGCCAGAGCAAGAACGACGTCTACATCTCCACCAGCCAGATAAAGCGCTTCAACCTCCGGCGCGGCGACTACATCGTCGGGCAGATCCGGCCGGCCCGCAACGGGGAGAAGTACCCGGCGATGGTCCGGATAGAGACCATCAACGGCCGGGAGGCCCAGAAGGGCCGGTGGCGGCCGAACTTCGACGACCTGACGCCGCTCTACCCGATGGAGCGGCTCAGGCTGGAGTGGAAGCCCAACGACATCGCCCCGCGGGTCATAGACCTGGTGGCGCCCATCGGCAAGGGCCAGCGCGGGCTCATCGTCTCCCCGCCCAAGGCGGGCAAGACCACCATCCTCAAGCAGATCGCCCAGTCCATCGCGGCCAACTACCCGGAGGTGCGCCTGTTCGTTCTCCTGGCCGACGAGCGGCCGGAGGAGGTCACCGACTGGGAGCGCAGCGTTAGGGAGGCGGAGGTGGTCGCCTCCACCTTCGATCAGCCCGCCGAGAACCACATCGCGGTGGCCGAGCTGGTGCTGGAGCGGGTCAAGCGGCTGGTCGAGGAGGGGGAGGACGTGGTGGTACTCCTCGACTCCATCACCCGGCTGGCCCGGGCCTACAACCTGGCGGCGCCGGCCTCGGGTCGCATTCTCTCCGGCGGTGTCGACTCGGCCGCCCTCTACCCGCCCAAGAAGTTCTTCGGGGCCGCGAGGAACATCGAGAACGGCGGGTCGCTCACCATCCTGGCCAGCGCGCTCATCGACACCGGCAGCCGGATGGACGAGGTGATCTACGAGGAGTTCAAGGGCACGGGCAACATGGAGATCCACCTGGACCGCAAGCTGGCGAACCGCCGGATCTACCCGGCCATCAACATCGAGGACTCCGGTACCCGCAAGGAGGAGCTGCTGATGGAGCCGGCCGAGGCCCAGAGGGTCTGGCAGGTGCGCAACATCCTGAACGCCCTGGACACGGCGGCGAAGATAGAGCTGCTCATCCAGAAGCTGAAGGAGACCCGCACCAACGCGGAGTTCCTGCGGCAGCTGCAGCGGGTCCGCGGCTAG
- a CDS encoding fructose-bisphosphatase class II yields the protein MGSRALEYAAVTERVALRVARLEGSGNAARAYTLATETFREELSGMPVAGRVALLRERHMDERGRTRPLRSEDGSGLLRPGDVVGNGEARVDLAVEPVEGLSLLVKGQQGAISAVAAAPEGTMLRMPDMYMSKLIVGPRARGHIDIDAPAAENVEAIAAALGRRASEITVVVLDRDRHRELIEEIRRTGARIHMRPEGDLTPSIAVGLRDSDVHAVIGIGGAPEGVLAAAVVKCLGGEIQARMWPVNRAQVQRLREYGLGDPERKLTTDDLIRGEDVVFAATGLTSGETLEGVRYFRGGGRTHTVVMSTRPRMIRFIDTIHALEPDAGLQGFQR from the coding sequence GTGGGATCCCGGGCCCTCGAGTACGCTGCGGTGACCGAGCGGGTGGCGCTGCGCGTCGCCCGGCTGGAGGGGTCGGGGAACGCGGCGAGGGCCTACACCCTGGCTACCGAGACCTTCCGGGAGGAGCTGTCCGGGATGCCGGTCGCCGGGCGGGTGGCCCTGCTGCGCGAGCGGCACATGGACGAGCGGGGGCGGACCCGGCCGCTCAGGAGCGAGGACGGCTCCGGTTTGCTGCGGCCCGGGGACGTGGTCGGGAACGGCGAGGCTCGGGTGGATCTCGCGGTCGAGCCCGTGGAGGGGCTCTCGCTGCTCGTCAAGGGGCAGCAGGGGGCCATCTCCGCCGTGGCCGCCGCCCCCGAGGGGACAATGCTCAGGATGCCGGACATGTACATGAGCAAGCTCATCGTCGGTCCGCGAGCCCGGGGCCACATAGACATCGACGCGCCGGCGGCGGAGAACGTGGAGGCCATAGCCGCCGCGCTCGGCCGCAGGGCGTCCGAGATAACCGTCGTCGTGCTCGACCGCGACCGGCACCGGGAGCTGATCGAGGAGATCCGGCGCACCGGCGCCAGGATCCACATGCGCCCCGAGGGCGACCTCACCCCCTCCATAGCCGTGGGTCTCAGGGACTCCGACGTGCACGCCGTGATCGGCATCGGCGGTGCCCCGGAGGGGGTTCTCGCCGCCGCCGTCGTGAAGTGTCTTGGGGGAGAGATACAGGCCCGGATGTGGCCGGTGAACCGGGCACAGGTCCAGCGGCTGCGGGAGTACGGGCTCGGGGATCCGGAGCGCAAGCTCACCACCGACGACCTCATCCGCGGAGAGGACGTCGTGTTCGCGGCCACCGGGCTCACCTCCGGGGAGACCCTCGAGGGGGTGCGGTATTTCAGGGGCGGGGGGCGGACCCACACCGTAGTCATGTCCACCCGGCCCCGTATGATAAGATTTATAGACACCATCCACGCCCTCGAACCCGATGCGGGTCTGCAAGGATTCCAGCGTTGA
- a CDS encoding 2,3-diphosphoglycerate synthetase, with protein sequence MRALFLIDGEHYPPVVLDAMRRVEEELGARGVAAAFLGGTEKIGEGTDYGLPLVAAEDPVAAVREALRRYRVEAVVDLSDEPVVGYRERMRIASLALAAGARYVGSDFELRPPEVHRVPGKPSLAVIGTGKRVGKTAVTGYLARLLDREGFRPAVVSMGRGGPPEPEVLEGDRLEVGSDYLLRALERGGHAASDYYETAALSRVTTVGCRRCGGGLAGKPFVSNVLEGARIAAGLDAGITIFDGSGAAVPPVAVDRRVLVAGAHQDPEYVAGFLGAYRLLISDLLVLTMAEEPMATPGRVEEILRRVEEVRPELPVIPAVFRPRPAEDVRGLRVAYVSTAPAVVLERLAGYLEESSGCEVVAASGNLSDRKRLAEDLEGMPEVDAYLTEIKAAAVDVVTRRGAAEGRRIVYCDNDPVAGGLDEALLKLAREALRETDGGPVGGRGV encoded by the coding sequence TTGCGCGCGCTCTTCCTGATAGACGGCGAGCACTACCCGCCGGTGGTGCTGGACGCGATGCGCCGGGTGGAGGAGGAACTCGGCGCCCGGGGGGTGGCGGCGGCCTTTCTCGGCGGTACGGAGAAGATCGGGGAGGGCACGGACTACGGGCTGCCGCTCGTCGCGGCGGAGGATCCCGTCGCGGCGGTGCGCGAGGCCTTGAGACGGTACCGGGTGGAGGCGGTCGTGGACCTCTCCGACGAGCCGGTCGTGGGCTACCGGGAGAGGATGCGGATCGCCTCGCTCGCGCTCGCCGCCGGCGCCCGCTACGTCGGCAGCGACTTCGAGCTGCGCCCGCCCGAGGTGCACCGGGTGCCCGGAAAACCCTCCCTCGCCGTGATCGGCACGGGCAAGCGGGTGGGGAAGACCGCCGTCACCGGTTATCTGGCCCGGCTTCTTGACCGGGAGGGTTTCCGGCCCGCGGTGGTCTCCATGGGGCGCGGAGGGCCGCCGGAGCCGGAGGTGCTGGAGGGAGACCGGCTGGAGGTGGGCAGCGACTACCTGCTCCGGGCGCTCGAGCGGGGGGGACACGCGGCGAGCGACTACTACGAGACGGCCGCCCTCAGCCGGGTCACCACGGTGGGGTGCCGCCGGTGCGGTGGGGGGCTCGCCGGGAAGCCCTTCGTCTCCAACGTTCTGGAGGGGGCCAGGATCGCCGCCGGTCTCGACGCCGGGATCACGATCTTCGACGGCTCGGGGGCGGCGGTCCCGCCGGTCGCCGTGGACCGGCGGGTCCTGGTAGCCGGAGCGCATCAGGATCCGGAATACGTGGCGGGCTTTCTCGGTGCCTATAGGCTCCTGATCTCCGACCTTCTGGTCCTGACGATGGCCGAGGAGCCGATGGCCACGCCTGGGAGGGTGGAAGAGATCCTGCGGCGGGTAGAGGAGGTCCGGCCGGAACTCCCCGTGATCCCGGCCGTCTTCCGGCCGCGGCCCGCGGAAGACGTGCGGGGTCTGCGGGTGGCCTACGTCTCCACCGCCCCCGCCGTGGTGCTGGAGCGGCTCGCGGGGTACCTGGAGGAGAGCTCCGGATGCGAGGTCGTCGCCGCTTCGGGAAACCTCTCCGACCGCAAGAGGCTCGCGGAGGATCTCGAGGGGATGCCCGAGGTCGACGCCTATCTCACCGAGATAAAGGCCGCCGCCGTGGACGTCGTGACCCGGCGAGGAGCTGCGGAGGGGCGGCGGATCGTCTACTGCGACAACGACCCCGTCGCCGGGGGGCTGGACGAAGCCCTGCTGAAGCTGGCCCGGGAAGCTCTGCGGGAGACCGACGGTGGTCCCGTCGGGGGCCGTGGTGTATAA